One stretch of Streptomyces sp. NBC_00443 DNA includes these proteins:
- a CDS encoding potassium channel family protein codes for MDDDSPYARWEQRTEIPLFLASLLFMGAYAARVLAVSMPSGWQRVCEFTMLALWLLFAGDYLGRWRLSGQRLWRFARTHFLHTVVVILPLLRPLRIVPLYDAIQHRQGEPRLSLHARVIAYASLSTLLLGFTGALAVYQQERGAPGATMRSFGDAVWWAAATLSTVGYGDITPVTTTGRAIATGMMAGGLALLGAVTGSFSSWLLQIFSSESDKRPPGS; via the coding sequence GTGGACGACGACAGCCCCTACGCCCGCTGGGAGCAGCGCACAGAGATCCCCCTGTTTCTGGCATCGCTGCTCTTCATGGGCGCCTACGCCGCCCGCGTCCTCGCCGTGAGCATGCCGTCCGGCTGGCAGCGCGTGTGCGAGTTCACGATGCTCGCCCTCTGGCTGCTCTTCGCCGGTGACTACCTGGGGCGCTGGCGCCTCAGCGGGCAGCGCTTGTGGCGCTTCGCCAGAACGCACTTCCTGCACACGGTGGTGGTCATCCTGCCGCTGCTGCGGCCGTTGCGGATCGTTCCGCTCTACGACGCCATCCAGCACCGGCAGGGGGAGCCCCGGCTCTCCCTGCACGCGCGCGTGATCGCCTACGCGAGCCTGTCGACCCTGCTGCTCGGCTTCACCGGCGCACTCGCGGTCTACCAGCAGGAACGCGGAGCGCCCGGCGCCACCATGCGGTCGTTCGGGGACGCCGTGTGGTGGGCCGCCGCGACGCTCAGCACGGTCGGCTACGGCGACATCACGCCAGTGACGACGACCGGCCGGGCGATCGCTACGGGGATGATGGCCGGCGGGCTGGCCCTGCTCGGCGCGGTGACGGGATCGTTCTCGTCCTGGCTTCTGCAGATCTTCTCCAGCGAGAGCGACAAGAGGCCCCCGGGAAGCTGA
- a CDS encoding HIT family protein: MTSEPERQWGVGIQDAFQRLWTPHRMAYIQGENKPTGPGADDGCPFCSIPAKSDEDGLVVKRGEQVYAVLNLYPYNGGHLMVVPYRHVADYTDLTAPETVELAALTKQAMTALRTASGAHGFNIGMNQGTVAGAGIAAHLHQHIVPRWGGDTNFMPVVGHTRVLPQLLADTRKMLAEVWPAA, encoded by the coding sequence ATGACGAGTGAGCCGGAGCGGCAGTGGGGAGTGGGGATCCAGGACGCGTTCCAGCGCCTGTGGACGCCCCATCGGATGGCCTACATCCAGGGTGAGAACAAGCCGACCGGTCCCGGCGCGGACGACGGCTGCCCCTTCTGCTCGATCCCGGCCAAATCCGACGAGGACGGGCTGGTCGTCAAGCGCGGCGAGCAGGTGTACGCGGTCCTCAACCTGTACCCGTACAACGGCGGCCACCTGATGGTCGTGCCCTACCGCCACGTCGCCGACTACACCGACCTGACCGCGCCGGAGACCGTCGAGCTGGCCGCCCTCACCAAGCAGGCGATGACGGCCCTGCGCACCGCTTCCGGTGCCCACGGCTTCAACATCGGCATGAACCAGGGCACGGTCGCCGGCGCCGGCATCGCGGCCCACCTCCACCAGCACATCGTCCCGCGCTGGGGCGGCGACACGAACTTCATGCCGGTGGTGGGCCACACGCGGGTGCTGCCACAGTTGCTGGCGGACACTCGGAAGATGCTGGCGGAGGTCTGGCCGGCGGCTTGA
- a CDS encoding elongation factor G-like protein EF-G2: MGDKANAHPGAAGRATAADHPASVRNVVLVGHSGSGKTTLVEALALTAGAVNRAGRVEDGGTVSDYDEIEHRQQRSVQLSLVPVEWDGIKVNLLDTPGYADFVGELRAGLRAADAALFVVSASDGVDGSTRMVWEECAAVGMPRAIVVTHLESARADYEEMTRICAEAFGGEDPDAVLPLYLPLHGPQAPDGHAPVTGLIGLLSQQLFDYSSGERKESEPGEDQLPQIEEARNRLIEGIISESEDETLMDRYLGGEQVDVKTLIEDLERAVARGAFHPVLAAAPAADGARQGLGTIEVLELITRGFPTPLEREAPAVTTVDGKPRALKVCDPDGPLVAEVVKTASDPYVGRVSLVRVFSGTLHPDATVHVSGHGLEDRGHEDHDVDERIGALSAPFGKQQRTLSHCIAGDLACVAKLTRAETGDTLSAKDDPLLMEPWRMPDPLLPLAIQAHSKADEDKLSQGLSRLVAEDPTMRLEQNQATHQVVLWCLGEAHADVALERLRSRYGVQVDVVPHMVALRETFAGRSAGRGRHVKQSGGHGQYAICEIEVEPLPGGSGVEFVDKVVGGAVPRQFIPSVEKGVRAQAARGVAAGHPLVDVRITLLDGKAHSVDSSDAAFQTAGALALREAAADAKIHLLEPVAEVSVLVGDDYVGAVMSDLSGRRGRVLGTEQTNGSRTLIRAEVPEIEIGRYAVDLRSLSHGTARFNRAYARHEPMPAQIAERIREEAREAS; the protein is encoded by the coding sequence ATGGGCGACAAGGCGAACGCACATCCCGGAGCCGCCGGCAGGGCTACAGCGGCCGACCACCCCGCGTCCGTACGGAATGTGGTACTGGTCGGCCACTCCGGATCGGGCAAGACCACCTTGGTGGAAGCCCTCGCACTCACGGCGGGGGCGGTGAACCGGGCGGGCCGCGTCGAGGACGGCGGCACCGTCTCGGACTACGACGAGATCGAGCACCGGCAGCAACGCTCGGTACAGCTCTCCCTGGTGCCGGTCGAATGGGACGGCATCAAGGTCAACCTTCTGGACACCCCCGGATACGCCGACTTCGTCGGGGAGCTCAGGGCCGGTCTGCGAGCGGCGGACGCGGCCCTTTTCGTCGTCTCGGCCTCGGACGGCGTGGACGGCTCGACCCGCATGGTGTGGGAGGAGTGCGCGGCCGTCGGCATGCCGCGCGCGATCGTCGTCACGCACCTGGAGTCCGCGCGGGCCGACTATGAGGAGATGACGCGGATCTGCGCGGAGGCCTTCGGCGGGGAGGACCCCGACGCGGTGCTCCCGCTGTATCTGCCGCTGCACGGCCCGCAGGCCCCCGACGGGCACGCGCCCGTGACCGGGTTGATCGGGCTGCTGTCGCAGCAGCTGTTCGACTACTCCTCCGGGGAGCGCAAGGAGTCCGAGCCGGGCGAGGACCAGCTGCCGCAGATCGAGGAGGCCCGCAACCGGCTGATCGAGGGGATCATCTCGGAGTCGGAGGACGAGACCCTGATGGACCGGTATCTCGGCGGCGAGCAGGTCGACGTCAAGACGCTGATCGAGGACCTGGAACGGGCCGTCGCGCGCGGTGCCTTCCATCCCGTCCTGGCCGCGGCGCCCGCGGCCGACGGCGCCCGGCAGGGGCTCGGCACGATCGAGGTGCTGGAGCTGATCACGCGCGGGTTCCCGACCCCGCTGGAGCGGGAGGCGCCCGCGGTCACCACGGTCGACGGCAAACCGCGCGCGCTGAAGGTGTGCGACCCGGACGGGCCGCTGGTCGCCGAGGTGGTGAAGACCGCGTCCGACCCGTACGTCGGCCGCGTCTCGCTGGTACGGGTCTTCTCCGGCACCCTGCACCCCGACGCGACGGTGCACGTCTCAGGGCACGGCCTGGAGGACCGTGGCCACGAGGACCACGACGTCGACGAGCGGATCGGCGCCCTGTCGGCGCCGTTCGGCAAGCAGCAGCGCACGCTCAGCCACTGCATCGCCGGTGACCTCGCGTGCGTGGCGAAGCTGACCCGCGCGGAGACCGGCGACACGCTGTCCGCCAAGGACGACCCGCTCCTGATGGAGCCCTGGCGGATGCCCGACCCGCTGCTGCCGCTCGCCATCCAGGCACACAGCAAGGCGGACGAGGACAAACTCTCCCAGGGCCTGTCCCGGCTGGTCGCCGAGGACCCGACCATGCGACTGGAACAGAACCAGGCCACCCACCAGGTGGTGCTGTGGTGTCTGGGCGAGGCGCACGCGGACGTCGCACTCGAACGGCTGCGCAGCCGGTACGGCGTCCAGGTCGACGTCGTACCGCACATGGTCGCCCTGCGGGAGACGTTCGCGGGCAGGTCGGCGGGCCGTGGCCGGCATGTGAAGCAGTCCGGCGGGCACGGGCAGTACGCGATCTGCGAGATCGAGGTGGAGCCCCTGCCGGGCGGCTCGGGCGTCGAGTTCGTGGACAAGGTCGTCGGCGGCGCGGTGCCGCGCCAGTTCATCCCCTCGGTGGAGAAGGGCGTAAGGGCCCAGGCGGCCAGGGGAGTTGCGGCGGGCCATCCGCTCGTCGACGTCCGGATCACGCTGCTCGACGGCAAGGCGCACTCGGTGGACTCCTCCGACGCCGCCTTCCAGACGGCCGGCGCGCTCGCGCTGCGCGAGGCCGCGGCCGACGCGAAGATCCATCTGCTGGAGCCGGTGGCCGAGGTGTCCGTCCTGGTCGGTGACGACTACGTCGGCGCCGTGATGAGCGACCTGTCCGGGCGGCGCGGCCGGGTCCTCGGCACCGAGCAGACCAACGGCAGCCGCACGCTCATCAGGGCAGAGGTGCCCGAGATCGAGATCGGGCGGTACGCCGTCGATCTCCGCTCGCTGTCGCACGGCACCGCACGCTTCAACCGTGCGTACGCGCGGCACGAACCGATGCCGGCGCAGATCGCGGAAAGGATTCGTGAAGAGGCGCGCGAAGCCTCGTAG
- the pgsA gene encoding phosphatidylinositol phosphate synthase, which translates to MLNKYARAFFTRVLTPFAAFLIRRGVSPDTVTLIGTAGVVAGALVFYPMGEFFWGTVVITLFVFSDLVDGNMARQLGRSSRWGAFLDSTLDRVADGAIFGGFILWYAGGGDDLVLCAVSIFCLASGQVVSYTKARGESIGLPVAVNGLVERAERLVISLVAAGLAGLHKFGVPGIQYLLPVALWIVAVGSLVTLIQRVVTVRRESAEAEAAADAQDKPQGASQGSEAAK; encoded by the coding sequence ATGCTGAACAAGTACGCGCGTGCATTCTTCACGCGTGTTCTCACACCGTTCGCCGCGTTTTTGATCCGGCGGGGCGTCAGCCCAGACACGGTCACGCTCATCGGCACCGCCGGGGTGGTCGCGGGCGCGCTGGTCTTCTACCCCATGGGCGAGTTCTTCTGGGGCACGGTCGTGATCACGCTCTTCGTGTTCTCCGACCTCGTCGACGGCAACATGGCCCGCCAGCTCGGCCGCTCCAGCCGCTGGGGTGCCTTCCTGGACTCCACGCTCGACCGGGTCGCCGACGGTGCGATCTTCGGCGGCTTCATCCTCTGGTACGCCGGCGGGGGCGACGACCTCGTCCTGTGCGCCGTCTCGATCTTCTGCCTGGCCAGCGGCCAGGTGGTGTCGTACACCAAGGCGCGCGGCGAGTCGATCGGCCTGCCCGTCGCCGTCAACGGCCTCGTCGAGCGCGCCGAGCGCCTGGTGATCTCGCTGGTCGCGGCCGGGTTGGCGGGCCTGCACAAGTTCGGGGTACCGGGCATCCAGTACCTGCTGCCCGTCGCCCTGTGGATCGTCGCCGTCGGCAGTCTCGTCACGCTGATCCAGCGGGTCGTCACCGTCCGTCGCGAATCCGCCGAGGCGGAGGCCGCCGCGGACGCGCAGGACAAGCCGCAGGGAGCCTCTCAAGGGAGCGAGGCCGCCAAGTGA
- a CDS encoding phosphatidylinositol mannoside acyltransferase: protein MSAQDRLTDALYGLGWGTVKKLPEPVAVRLGRTIADLAWKQRGKGVQRLESNYARVVPDATPERLAELSRAGMRSYLRYWMESFRLPAWSAERVKGGFDVKDVHHLTDGLAAGNGVVLALPHLANWDLAGAWVTTELETPFTTVAERLKPETLYDRFVAYRVSLGMEVLPHSGGTAFGMLARRLRDGGLVCLVADRDLSASGVEVDFFGDTARMPAGPALLAQQTGALLLPVTLWYDDSPVMQGRIHPPIEVPETGTRAEKTSVMTQALADAFATGIAEHPEDWHMLQRLWLADLEPRPADGPAGERP, encoded by the coding sequence GTGAGCGCCCAGGACCGCCTCACGGACGCGCTGTACGGACTCGGCTGGGGCACCGTCAAGAAGCTCCCCGAGCCGGTGGCGGTACGGCTCGGCCGCACCATCGCCGATCTCGCCTGGAAGCAGCGAGGCAAGGGCGTCCAGCGGCTGGAGAGCAACTACGCGCGCGTGGTGCCCGACGCGACCCCGGAGCGCCTCGCCGAGCTCTCGCGCGCGGGCATGCGGTCGTACCTGCGCTATTGGATGGAGTCCTTCCGACTGCCCGCCTGGAGCGCCGAACGCGTCAAGGGCGGCTTCGACGTCAAGGACGTCCACCACCTGACCGACGGCCTGGCCGCCGGGAACGGCGTGGTACTCGCCCTTCCGCACCTGGCCAACTGGGACCTCGCCGGCGCCTGGGTCACCACCGAGCTGGAGACGCCGTTCACGACGGTCGCCGAGCGCCTCAAGCCCGAGACGCTCTACGACCGCTTCGTCGCCTACCGCGTGAGCCTCGGCATGGAGGTCCTGCCGCACAGCGGCGGCACCGCCTTCGGCATGCTGGCCCGCAGGCTGCGCGACGGCGGTCTGGTCTGCCTGGTCGCCGACCGTGACCTGTCCGCGTCCGGCGTCGAGGTCGACTTCTTCGGCGACACGGCCCGGATGCCCGCCGGCCCGGCGCTGCTGGCCCAGCAGACCGGGGCGCTCCTGCTTCCCGTCACGCTCTGGTACGACGACTCGCCCGTCATGCAGGGGCGGATCCATCCCCCGATCGAGGTACCCGAGACAGGTACCCGGGCCGAGAAGACGTCTGTCATGACACAGGCGCTGGCCGACGCCTTCGCCACGGGGATCGCCGAACATCCGGAGGACTGGCACATGCTCCAGCGCTTGTGGCTCGCCGACCTGGAACCACGACCGGCCGACGGCCCGGCAGGAGAGCGTCCGTGA
- a CDS encoding glycosyltransferase family 4 protein, producing the protein MRIGIVCPYSWDVPGGVQFHIRDLAEFFIRLGHEVSVLAPADDDTPLPPYVVSAGRAVPVPYNGSVARLNFGFLSAARVRRWLHEGAFDVIHIHEPTSPSLGLLACWAAQGPIVATFHTSNPRSRAMIAAYAILQAALEKISARVAVSEYARRTLVEHLGGDAVVIPNGVDVDFFAEAEPNPDWQGDTIGFVGRIDEPRKGLPVLMRALPKILAARPQTRLLVAGRGDEEEAVESLPAELRSRVEFLGMISDQDKARFLRSVDLYVAPNTGGESFGIVLVEAMSAGAPVLASDLDAFAQVLDQGAAGELFTNEDADALAEAAVRLLEDPVRRAELRKRGSVHVRRFDWSTVGADILSVYETVTAGAAAVAEDERAGSGGTGGLRARLGLARD; encoded by the coding sequence GTGAGGATCGGCATCGTCTGCCCGTACTCCTGGGACGTGCCAGGTGGCGTCCAGTTCCACATCCGCGACCTCGCCGAGTTCTTCATCCGGCTCGGCCACGAGGTGTCCGTCCTGGCCCCGGCCGACGACGACACCCCGCTCCCGCCGTACGTCGTCTCCGCGGGCCGCGCGGTGCCGGTCCCGTACAACGGCTCGGTCGCCCGCCTGAACTTCGGCTTCCTCTCGGCGGCCCGGGTGCGCCGCTGGCTGCACGAGGGCGCGTTCGACGTCATCCACATCCACGAGCCGACGTCGCCGTCCCTGGGCCTGCTGGCCTGCTGGGCGGCCCAGGGCCCGATCGTGGCCACCTTCCACACGTCCAACCCCCGCTCGCGGGCGATGATCGCCGCGTACGCCATCCTCCAGGCGGCCCTGGAGAAGATCAGCGCCCGGGTCGCGGTGAGCGAATACGCCCGGCGCACGCTGGTGGAACACCTCGGCGGCGACGCGGTCGTCATCCCCAACGGCGTCGATGTCGACTTCTTCGCCGAGGCCGAGCCGAACCCCGACTGGCAGGGCGACACGATCGGCTTCGTCGGCCGCATCGACGAGCCCCGCAAGGGCCTGCCGGTTCTGATGAGGGCCCTGCCGAAGATCCTCGCCGCCCGCCCGCAGACCAGGCTCCTGGTGGCGGGCCGCGGCGACGAGGAGGAGGCGGTGGAGTCCCTGCCCGCCGAGCTCCGCTCCCGCGTCGAGTTCCTCGGCATGATCAGCGACCAGGACAAGGCCCGCTTCCTGCGCAGCGTCGACCTGTACGTCGCTCCCAACACCGGCGGCGAGAGCTTCGGGATCGTCCTGGTCGAGGCGATGTCGGCCGGCGCCCCCGTCCTCGCCTCGGACCTGGACGCCTTCGCCCAGGTCCTCGACCAGGGCGCGGCGGGCGAACTCTTCACCAACGAGGATGCGGACGCCCTGGCCGAGGCGGCGGTACGCCTCCTGGAGGACCCGGTCCGCCGGGCCGAGCTCCGCAAGCGGGGGAGCGTGCATGTACGCCGCTTCGACTGGTCGACCGTGGGCGCGGACATCCTGTCGGTGTACGAGACGGTGACTGCGGGCGCGGCGGCGGTGGCCGAGGACGAGCGGGCCGGGAGCGGTGGGACCGGCGGGCTGCGGGCCCGGCTGGGGCTGGCCCGGGACTGA